A window of Callospermophilus lateralis isolate mCalLat2 chromosome 13, mCalLat2.hap1, whole genome shotgun sequence contains these coding sequences:
- the Urb2 gene encoding unhealthy ribosome biogenesis protein 2 homolog isoform X2, translated as MAAVYSGISLKLKSKTTSWEDKLKLAHFAWVSHQCFLPNKEQVLLDWARQSLVAFYKKKLELTEDVVERLWAYIDNILHSRKLQNLFKNGKTINLQISLVKIINERIAEFSLSGSQRNISAVLSSCRGILSTPALAVIYTAKQELLVALLSQLCWSACRQPEGAVAVPLLEVIHLALGHYLLIQQQQANPRRVFGEVTGHLLQPCLILRHLLSGGTWTQAGQGQVPQVLSREVRSKLEAVLRGGVFQPDMLSSYTEELLGQQQRDTKIGTPKSLLTPLDTVVTGLLDAGHCELHLHATVVATSVAVLYKLFLDSYLKEGNQFLCFQALPRLFGCLRISHLQEEPGKAMSIPDWTTELLVVEQLLSSVASSSIYNVATDRIRHGEAQFHFYRGVAELLINHPQAPVPAWFRCLKILISLNHLILEPDLDDLLSSAWIDAEVTEFRTKKAQEVLIHTLFQTYAKLRQVPRLFEELLGVICRPAAEALRQPVLAAGPSAALCACLLELPPSQVLDMWSLVLDKFQSLILPCLQSDVDMALKSLSLSSLLHCVMFNMPTLDSSTPLPVIRRAQCMMERVLGELVKPLLAFLLDTPGPESELWLQKVSDSALLLSYTWAQVDAMLSLNCGQYCSVAGTQLEISNCPSLLPGVETRLWKKVEKFTAQSKSLGRYCLEQLYLQKMRRTLMQTSSRSEQVLQTLRCDAAYILGSGRGSLSLRMTASWDGQVGTVSASTYPAAHWHLLVSNLPILISYLCLDDVRYLARVLLRTLPTSQAQGASADEEPSITLERVSTSLLHSPLFPEVQSLHSAFLRSVATRCSSILCSGSQSGPGSLSQQLPWLLEKDHTVMAHWESRFAKAGPEGVEPRGEIAQNFLSLLKSDFPIQLEDEQLGDLLGLLNIISALHLDSLLPPHHLHYFLLLLTMAVSTQGRSCSSLALQFLTTCYQLLGCLQRGRNARCVFRVMYVSDIFEIVLTSLLPTSGGFCLEVDDPSWLQFLQVVGSFLEQLMQMLIQSRLSLVLNFGKITTFLSRCKLHTEAAFSEQLGNQSPLSSQLLLVCLTKLCQVLGPLVKDRRQLQEAPASLPELLQQAMLQMATGLQPCLVPGTRGHCLPLALLSAVATLLEVDLSQHPDWVGIAQGMDRVVPTNAALYRSVYSRLLLELPALARDTLSFQAALQFLTLFFSAPVLHPPEGPVFVSILHAVRTVLADPAIPALAAQDIEPHLGALFTQMLEAGTMEDFGLVVQSVLQGLDIRHMWMADLQAGCFVCCWIAQAATKLPTQWRESEPVVACMSPDSLGSDAAKPRGLSGAARGPHSG; from the exons CTGACGGAAGATGTTGTTGAAAGGCTTTGGGCCTATATAGATAACATTCTACATAGCAGAAAATTGCAGAATCTTTTCAAGAATGGAAAGACAATCAATCTTCAGATCTCCCTCGTCAAG ATCATCAATGAGAGAATAGCTGAGTTCTCTCTTTCAGGATCCCAAAGAAACATCTCTGCTGTCCTGAGCAGCTGCCGGGGCATCCTCTCGACGCCTGCCCTGGCTGTCATCTACACGGCCAAACAAGAACTGCTGGTGGCCTTGCTGAGCCAGTTGTGCTGGTCAGCCTGTAGGCAGCCAGAGGGAGCTGTGGCAGTCCCACTACTTGAGGTCATTCACCTGGCCCTGGGCCACTACCTCTTGATTCAGCAGCAGCAGGCGAACCCAAGACGTGTCTTTGGGGAAGTGACCGGGCACCTGCTCCAGCCCTGCCTGATCCTGAGGCACCTTCTCTCTGGGGGCACCTGGACACAGGCTGGCCAGGGCCAGGTGCCCCAGGTGCTCAGCCGGGAAGTCAGGAGTAAGCTTGAGGCTGTGCTTCGAGGGGGAGTTTTTCAGCCTGATATGCTCTCTTCCTACACAGAGGAGCTCCTGGGCCAGCAGCAAAGAGACACAAAGATCGGGACCCCAAAGAGTCTTCTCACTCCCCTGGACACAGTGGTGACCGGACTGCTGGATGCTGGCCACTGTGAACTGCACCTTCATGCCACCGTTGTGGCCACCTCGGTCGCTGTGTTGTACAAGCTCTTTCTGGATTCTTACCTCAAGGAAGGAAACCAGTTTCTCTGCTTCCAGGCTCTCCCCAGGCTGTTTGGCTGCCTGCGAATTTCACACCTTCAAGAGGAGCCAGGGAAAGCCATGTCCATACCAGATTGGACCACAGAGCTTCTGGTAGTGGAGCAGCTGCTAAGCTCCGTGGCTAGCAGCAGCATCTACAATGTGGCTACTGACAGGATCCGACACGGGGAGGCGCAGTTCCACTTCTACCGTGGGGTGGCTGAGCTGTTGATAAACCACCCACAAGCACCTGTGCCAGCCTGGTTCCGCTGCCTCAAGATTTTGATATCTCTCAATCATTTGATTTTGGAGCCAGATCTAGATGACCTGTTGTCTTCAGCTTGGATTGATGCGGAAGTAACAGAGTTTCGAACCAAAAAAGCCCAGGAGGTGCTTATTCACACCCTCTTCCAGACATATGCCAAACTCCGACAGGTGCCACGGTTGTTTGAGGAACTTTTGGGAGTGATCTGCCGTCCAGCTGCAGAGGCACTGAGGCAGCCTGTGCTGGCTGCGGGCCCCTCTGCTGCACTCTGTGCATGCCTCCTGGAACTGCCACCAAGTCAGGTCCTGGACATGTGGTCCCTTGTGCTGGACAAGTTCCAGTCTTTAATCCTGCCCTGTTTGCAAAGTGATGTTGACATGGCCCTGAAGTCCTTGTCCCTCAGCTCACTGCTACACTGCGTCATGTTCAACATGCCCACCCTGGACAGTAGCACACCCCTGCCTGTCATCCGGCGGGCACAGTGTATGATGGAGAGGGTGCTGGGAGAGCTCGTGAAGCCCCTTCTGGCCTTTCTCCTGGACACCCCAGGCCCAGAGTCTGAGCTGTGGCTACAGAAGGTGAGTGACTCTGCACTCCTGCTGTCTTATACCTGGGCCCAGGTGGATGCCATGCTCAGTttgaactgtggccagtattgctCTGTGGCTGGGACCCAGCTGGAGATCTCCAACTGCCCTTCGTTACTCCCAGGTGTGGAAACACGGCTTTGGAAGAAGGTCGAGAAGTTTACAGCCCAGTCCAAATCTCTTGGTAGATATTGCTTGGAACAGCTCTACCTGCAGAAAATGAGAAGGACACTAATGCAGACTAGCTCCCGGTCCGAGCAAGTCCTCCAGACTTTGAGGTGTGATGCTGCCTACATTCTTGGTTCTGGCAGGGGCAGCTTGAGTTTAAGGATGACAGCTTCCTGGGACGGGCAGGTAGGAACAGTGAGTGCATCTACATATCCTGCAGCACACTGGCACTTGTTAGTGTCAAACCTCCCAATATTAATATCCTACTTATGTCTGGATGATGTCAGATACCTGGCCAGGGTCCTGTTAAGAACTTTGCCAACCAGCCAAGCCCAGGGAGCCTCTGCAGATGAAGAGCCATCCATCACACTTGAGCGAGTGTCCACATCCCTCCTTCATAGCCCTCTCTTTCCAGAGGTGCAGTCCCTCCATTCTGCCTTCCTGAGGAGCGTAGCTACAAGGTGTTCCAGTATTCTGTGCTCTGGTTCCCAGAGTGGCCCGGGTTCTCTCAGCCAGCAGTTACCCTGGCTTTTGGAAAAGGACCACACAGTTATGGCTCACTGGGAATCCAGATTTGCAAAAGCTGGACCTGAAGGTGTAGAACCAAGAGGAGAAATTGCCCAGAACTTTCTGTCCCTGCTCAAGAGTGACTTTCCCATCCAGCTGGAGGATGAACAGTTAGGAGACCTCCTGGGGCTTCTGAACATTATTTCTGCTCTGCACCTGGACAGCCTCTTGCCACCCCATCATCTGCATTACTTTCTTTTGCTACTGACCATGGCTGTCAGCACACAGGGGCGTTCCTGTTCCTCCCTGGCCCTCCAGTTCCTGACGACCTGCTACCAGCTTCTTGGTTGCCTGCAGAGGGGAAGGAATGCCCGCTGTGTGTTCAGGGTCATGTACGTCAGTGATATTTTTGAGATTGTGCTAACCTCGTTGTTGCCAACCAGTGGTGGATTCTGCCTTGAAGTGGATGACCCCTCTTGGCTGCAGTTCCTCCAGGTGGTGGGGTCATTCTTGGAGCAGCTAATGCAGATGCTCATCCAGAGCAGACTGAGCTTGGTGCTCAATTTTGGGAAAATCACCACATTCCTCTCAAGGTGTAAATTGCATACTGAGGCAGCTTTCAGTGAGCAGTTGGGAAACCAGAGCCCTCTGAGCAGCCAGCTGCTTCTGGTGTGTCTAACCAAGTTGTGCCAAGTCCTGGGGCCTCTTGTCAAGGACCGGAGGCAGCTGCAGGAGGCACCAGCATCACTGCCCGAGTTGCTGCAGCAGGCTATGCTGCAGATGGCCACTGGTCTGCAGCCATGCTTGGTGCCAGGGACCAGGGGCCACTGCCTGCCCTTAGCCCTCCTCTCGGCTGTTGCCACGCTTTTGGAAGTGGACCTAAGCCAGCACCCAGATTGGGTTGGGATTGCACAAGGGATGGACAGAGTAGTGCCCACCAACGCTGCCCTCTACCGGAGTGTTTACTCCCGACTGCTGTTGGAGTTGCCAGCCCTGGCAAGGGACACTCTGTCTTTCCAGGCAGCTTTGCAGTTTCTAACTCTGTTCTTTTCGGCCCCTGTGCTCCATCCCCCAGAAGGACCTGTTTTTGTCTCTATACTTCATGCCGTGAGGACAGTTCTTGCAG ATCCTGCCATCCCTGCTCTGGCTGCCCAGGACATTGAGCCTCACTTGGGAGCCCTATTCACCCAGATGTTGGAGGCTGGGACGATGGAGGACTTTGGGCTGGTGGTCCAGTCTGTTCTCCAGGGACTGGACATCCGTCATATGTGGATGGCAGACCTGCAGGCAG GCTGTTTTGTCTGCTGTTGGATTGCTCAAGCTGCTACTAAGCTGCCCACTCAGTGGAGAGAAAGCGAGCCTGTTGTGGCGTGCATGTCCCCAGATAGTCTCGGCTCTGACG CTGCAAAGCCGAGAGGCTTGTCAGGAGCGGCCCGTGGTCCTCACAGTGGTTGA